The following coding sequences lie in one Bordetella genomosp. 9 genomic window:
- the fusA gene encoding elongation factor G, whose product MPRKTPIENYRNIGISAHIDAGKTTTTERILFYTGVNHKIGEVHDGAATMDWMEQEQERGITITSAATTAFWRGMAGNYPEHRINIIDTPGHVDFTIEVERSMRVLDGACMVYDSVGGVQPQSETVWRQANKYGVPRIAFVNKMDRIGADFFRVQRQIAERLKGVAVPVQIPIGAEDHFQGVVDLVKMQAIIWDDASQGVQFKYADIPADLRELAQEWHDKMVEAAAEANETLLDKYLGGETLTEAEIKQGLRARTIANEIVPMLCGSALKNKGVQAMLDAVIDYLPSPVDVPAIKGHDDRDREIERHPADDEKFSALAFKIMTDPFVGQLVFFRVYSGVVNSGDTVLVSSKGKKERLGRILQMHANERKEIKEVRAGDIAAAVGLKDVTTGDTLCDLSQPIILEKMTFPEPVISQAVEPKTQADQEKMGVALNRLAQEDPSFRVHTDEESGQTIISGMGELHLEILIDRMKREFGVEASVGKPQVAYRETVRGTATDVEGKFVKQSGGRGQYGHAVITLEPNEPGKGYEFVDAIKGGVIPREYIPAVDKGIQDTMQSGILAGYPVVDVKVTLTFGSYHDVDSNENAFRMAGSMAFKEAMRRAKPVLLEPMMHVEVETPEDFMGNVMGDLSSRRGMVQGMEDIAGGGGKLVKAEVPLSEMFGYSTSLRSLTQGRATYTMEFKHYAEVPRQVADEVMAAKGAK is encoded by the coding sequence GTGCCTCGCAAGACCCCCATCGAGAACTACCGCAACATCGGTATCAGCGCGCACATCGACGCCGGCAAGACCACGACCACCGAGCGCATTCTTTTCTACACCGGGGTGAACCACAAAATCGGCGAGGTCCACGACGGCGCCGCCACGATGGACTGGATGGAGCAGGAGCAGGAACGCGGCATCACGATCACGTCGGCCGCGACGACGGCCTTCTGGCGCGGCATGGCCGGCAACTACCCCGAACATCGCATCAATATCATCGACACCCCGGGACACGTGGACTTCACTATCGAAGTCGAACGCTCCATGCGGGTGCTGGACGGCGCGTGCATGGTGTACGACTCCGTCGGCGGGGTACAGCCCCAATCCGAAACCGTCTGGCGCCAGGCCAACAAGTACGGCGTGCCGCGAATTGCCTTCGTCAACAAGATGGACCGCATCGGCGCGGATTTCTTCCGTGTGCAGCGGCAGATCGCCGAGCGCCTGAAGGGCGTGGCCGTGCCGGTGCAGATTCCCATCGGCGCGGAAGACCATTTCCAGGGCGTGGTCGATCTGGTGAAGATGCAGGCCATTATCTGGGACGACGCCAGCCAGGGCGTGCAGTTCAAGTACGCGGACATCCCGGCCGACCTGCGCGAGCTGGCGCAGGAATGGCACGACAAGATGGTCGAGGCCGCCGCCGAGGCCAACGAAACCCTGCTGGACAAGTACCTGGGCGGCGAAACGCTGACCGAAGCGGAAATCAAGCAGGGCTTGCGCGCCCGCACCATCGCCAACGAAATCGTGCCGATGCTCTGTGGCAGCGCCCTCAAGAACAAGGGCGTGCAGGCCATGCTGGACGCCGTCATCGACTACCTGCCGTCGCCGGTGGACGTGCCGGCCATCAAGGGCCATGACGACCGCGACCGGGAGATCGAACGGCATCCGGCCGACGACGAAAAGTTCTCGGCGCTGGCGTTCAAGATCATGACCGACCCCTTCGTCGGCCAGCTGGTGTTCTTCCGCGTCTATTCGGGCGTCGTCAATTCCGGCGACACCGTGCTCGTATCCAGCAAGGGCAAGAAGGAAAGGCTGGGCCGCATCCTGCAGATGCACGCCAACGAGCGCAAGGAGATCAAGGAAGTTCGGGCCGGCGACATCGCCGCCGCGGTGGGCCTGAAGGACGTCACCACCGGCGATACGCTGTGCGACCTGTCGCAGCCGATCATCCTGGAGAAAATGACCTTCCCCGAGCCGGTGATCTCGCAGGCCGTCGAGCCAAAGACGCAGGCCGACCAGGAGAAGATGGGGGTGGCGCTGAACCGCCTGGCGCAGGAAGACCCGTCCTTCCGCGTCCATACCGACGAGGAATCGGGCCAGACCATCATCTCCGGGATGGGCGAGCTGCACCTGGAGATCCTGATCGACCGCATGAAGCGCGAGTTCGGCGTGGAAGCGTCCGTGGGCAAGCCGCAGGTGGCCTACCGCGAAACCGTGCGCGGCACGGCCACCGACGTCGAAGGCAAGTTCGTGAAGCAGTCGGGCGGCCGCGGGCAGTACGGCCACGCCGTCATCACGCTGGAGCCGAACGAGCCGGGCAAGGGCTATGAATTCGTGGACGCCATCAAGGGCGGCGTCATTCCGCGCGAGTACATCCCCGCGGTCGACAAGGGCATCCAGGACACCATGCAGTCCGGCATCCTGGCGGGCTACCCGGTGGTGGACGTGAAAGTCACGCTGACCTTCGGTTCGTACCACGACGTGGATTCGAACGAAAACGCCTTCCGCATGGCGGGCTCCATGGCGTTCAAGGAAGCCATGCGGCGCGCCAAGCCGGTGCTGCTCGAGCCCATGATGCACGTCGAGGTGGAAACCCCCGAGGACTTCATGGGCAACGTGATGGGCGACCTGTCGTCCCGGCGCGGCATGGTGCAGGGCATGGAAGACATCGCCGGCGGCGGCGGCAAGCTGGTGAAGGCCGAGGTGCCGCTGTCGGAGATGTTCGGCTATTCCACGTCTCTGCGTTCGTTGACGCAGGGCCGCGCCACCTACACCATGGAGTTCAAGCACTACGCCGAAGTGCCGCGGCAGGTGGCCGACGAGGTCATGGCGGCGAAGGGCGCGAAGTAG
- the guaB gene encoding IMP dehydrogenase yields MRLIQTALTFDDVLLVPAFSQVLPRDTSLATRLTRNITLNIPLVSAAMDTVTESRLAIAMAQEGGIGIIHKNLTAEEQAREVARVKRHEFGIVIDPITVTPQMKVRDAIALQRQHGISGLPVVEGRKVVGIVTNRDLRFETRLDEPLRNIMTPQERLVTMREGATLDEAQHLMHKHRLERVLIVNDAFELRGLATVKDIVKNTAHPQANKDAHGQLRVGAAVGVGAGTEERVEKLVAAGVDVIVVDTAHGHSKGVLEGVRWVKKNYPKVDVIGGNIATAEAARALVEYGADGVKVGIGPGSICTTRVVAGVGVPQITAISDVAQALEGTGVPLIADGGIRYSGDVAKALAAGAFACMMGGMFAGTEEAPGEVVLYQGRSYKSYRGMGSLGAMAEGSADRYFQDPANNADKLVPEGIEGRVPYKGSVLAIIYQLAGGVRASMGYCGCATIDEMRTKTQFVQITSAGFRESHVHDVQITKEAPNYRAD; encoded by the coding sequence ATGCGTCTCATCCAAACCGCGCTCACCTTCGACGACGTCCTGTTGGTGCCCGCGTTCTCCCAGGTGCTGCCGCGCGATACGTCGCTGGCCACCCGCCTCACCCGCAACATCACCCTGAACATCCCGCTCGTGTCCGCCGCCATGGACACCGTGACCGAGTCACGCCTGGCCATCGCCATGGCGCAGGAAGGCGGCATCGGCATCATTCACAAGAATCTCACCGCCGAAGAGCAGGCGAGGGAAGTCGCACGCGTCAAGCGCCACGAGTTCGGCATCGTGATCGACCCGATCACGGTCACGCCGCAAATGAAAGTGCGCGACGCCATCGCGTTGCAGCGCCAGCATGGAATCTCCGGCCTGCCGGTGGTGGAAGGCCGCAAAGTCGTCGGCATCGTCACCAACCGCGATCTGCGCTTCGAAACCCGCCTGGACGAGCCCCTGCGCAACATCATGACCCCGCAGGAGCGCCTGGTCACGATGCGCGAAGGCGCCACCCTGGACGAAGCGCAGCATCTGATGCACAAGCACCGCCTGGAGCGCGTGCTCATCGTCAACGATGCCTTCGAACTGCGCGGCCTGGCCACGGTCAAGGATATCGTCAAGAACACCGCCCATCCGCAAGCCAACAAGGACGCCCACGGTCAACTGCGCGTTGGCGCCGCGGTCGGCGTGGGCGCCGGCACCGAAGAGCGTGTCGAAAAACTCGTCGCTGCCGGCGTGGACGTGATCGTCGTCGATACGGCGCACGGCCATTCCAAGGGCGTGCTCGAAGGCGTGCGCTGGGTCAAGAAGAACTATCCCAAGGTCGATGTGATCGGCGGCAACATCGCCACTGCCGAAGCCGCGCGCGCCCTCGTGGAATACGGCGCCGACGGCGTCAAGGTGGGCATCGGCCCCGGCTCCATCTGCACCACGCGCGTTGTCGCCGGCGTGGGCGTGCCGCAGATCACCGCCATCTCCGATGTGGCGCAGGCGCTGGAAGGCACCGGCGTTCCGCTGATCGCCGACGGCGGTATCCGCTATTCCGGCGACGTCGCCAAGGCCCTGGCGGCCGGCGCCTTCGCCTGCATGATGGGCGGCATGTTCGCCGGCACGGAAGAAGCGCCGGGCGAAGTGGTCCTGTATCAGGGCCGCTCCTACAAGTCGTACCGTGGCATGGGCAGCCTGGGCGCCATGGCGGAAGGCTCGGCCGACCGCTACTTCCAGGACCCGGCCAACAACGCCGACAAGCTGGTGCCCGAAGGCATCGAAGGCCGCGTGCCCTACAAGGGCAGCGTCCTGGCCATCATTTACCAGCTCGCCGGCGGCGTGCGCGCCTCCATGGGTTACTGCGGTTGCGCCACCATCGACGAAATGCGCACCAAGACCCAGTTCGTGCAGATCACGTCGGCGGGCTTCCGCGAATCGCACGTTCACGACGTGCAGATCACCAAGGAAGCGCCGAACTACCGCGCCGACTGA
- the guaA gene encoding glutamine-hydrolyzing GMP synthase: MHQRILILDYGSQVTQLIARRVREIGVYCEIHPGDVGDDFVREQQAQGLKGIILSGSHASAYAEGSLRVPHAVFEVGVPVLGICYGMQSMAQQLGGKVEWSDHREFGYAEVRAHGHTRLLNEIEDFTTPEGHGMLKVWMSHGDKVTQLPPGFKLMASTPSCPIAGMADEERGFYGVQFHPEVTHTIQGKALLGRFVRDICGCDGDWNMPDYVSEAVQRIREQVGDDEVILGLSGGVDSSVAAALIHKAIGDQLTCVFVDHGLLRLDEGKQVMQTFAENMGVKIIHIDASEQFLGKLAGVSDPEAKRKIIGREFVEVFHAEADKLKSAKWLAQGTIYPDVIESAGAKTGKAVAIKSHHNVGGLPETLNLKLLEPLRELFKDEVRELGVALGLPHSMVYRHPFPGPGLGVRILGEVKAEYADLLRRADAIFIEELRSTLDPVSGKSWYDLTSQAFAVFLPVKSVGVMGDGRTYDYVVALRAVQTSDFMTADWAPLPYPLLAKVSSRIINEVRGINRVVYDVSSKPPATIEWE; encoded by the coding sequence ATGCACCAGCGCATTCTGATCCTCGATTACGGTTCACAGGTCACCCAGCTCATCGCCCGCCGCGTCCGCGAAATCGGCGTGTATTGCGAAATCCATCCCGGCGACGTCGGCGATGACTTCGTGCGTGAACAGCAGGCACAGGGTCTGAAGGGCATCATTCTTTCCGGCAGCCATGCGTCCGCCTACGCCGAGGGTTCCTTGCGCGTGCCGCACGCCGTCTTCGAAGTCGGCGTGCCCGTGCTGGGCATCTGCTACGGCATGCAAAGCATGGCCCAACAGCTGGGCGGCAAAGTGGAGTGGTCGGACCATCGCGAATTCGGCTACGCCGAAGTCCGCGCCCACGGGCACACCCGCCTGCTGAACGAAATCGAGGACTTCACCACGCCGGAAGGCCACGGCATGCTGAAAGTCTGGATGAGCCACGGCGACAAGGTCACCCAGTTGCCGCCCGGCTTCAAACTGATGGCGTCCACCCCGTCATGCCCCATCGCCGGCATGGCCGACGAAGAACGCGGTTTCTACGGCGTCCAGTTCCATCCCGAAGTCACGCACACCATTCAGGGCAAGGCGCTGCTCGGCCGCTTCGTGCGCGACATCTGCGGCTGCGACGGCGACTGGAACATGCCGGATTATGTGTCTGAAGCGGTGCAGCGCATCCGTGAACAGGTTGGTGACGACGAGGTCATCCTGGGCCTATCCGGCGGCGTGGATTCGTCGGTTGCGGCGGCGCTGATCCACAAGGCCATCGGCGATCAGCTCACCTGCGTCTTCGTCGACCATGGTTTGCTGCGCCTGGACGAAGGCAAGCAAGTCATGCAGACCTTCGCCGAAAACATGGGCGTGAAGATCATCCACATCGACGCCAGCGAACAGTTCCTGGGCAAGCTGGCCGGCGTGTCCGATCCGGAAGCCAAGCGCAAGATCATCGGCCGCGAATTCGTGGAAGTGTTCCATGCGGAAGCCGACAAGCTGAAATCGGCGAAGTGGCTGGCGCAGGGCACCATCTATCCGGACGTGATCGAATCCGCTGGCGCGAAGACCGGCAAGGCGGTTGCCATCAAGTCCCATCACAACGTGGGCGGGCTGCCGGAAACGCTGAATTTGAAGCTGCTGGAGCCGCTGCGCGAACTGTTCAAGGACGAAGTCCGCGAGCTGGGCGTGGCGCTGGGTTTGCCGCATTCGATGGTGTATCGCCACCCGTTCCCCGGTCCTGGCCTGGGCGTCCGGATCCTGGGTGAGGTGAAGGCGGAGTACGCGGATTTGCTGCGTCGTGCCGATGCGATTTTTATCGAGGAATTGCGAAGCACGCTGGATCCCGTCAGCGGCAAGTCCTGGTACGACCTGACCTCGCAGGCCTTCGCCGTATTCCTGCCGGTGAAGTCGGTGGGGGTGATGGGGGATGGGCGTACGTATGACTATGTGGTCGCCTTGCGGGCGGTGCAGACCAGCGACTTCATGACCGCGGATTGGGCGCCGTTGCCGTATCCGTTGTTGGCAAAGGTCAGCTCGCGGATCATCAATGAAGTGCGCGGGATCAACCGGGTGGTTTATGACGTGAGCAGCAAGCCGCCTGCGACGATTGAGTGGGAATGA
- a CDS encoding tyrosine-type recombinase/integrase: MLTDTKLRNLKPKDKLYKVNDRDGLYVAVTPAGSISFRYNYAIHGRQETITFGRYGVGGITLAEARERLGEAKKMIAAGKSPAKEKARDKARIKDAETFGAWAEKWLRGYQMADSTRDMRRSVFERELKPKFGNQKLVEITHEDLRALTDAIVERGAPATAVHAREVVLQVYRWAIERGQKVENPAELVRPTTIAKFEPRDRALTPDEIGLMYQYIERIGTTPSIRAAAKLLLLTMVRKSELTNATWSEINFSQALWTIPKERMKRRNPHLVFLSRQALDIFIALKTFAGGSDYVLPSRYDSDLPMSSATLNQVLTLTYRLAQKEGKPLGKFGPHDLRRTASTLLHEAGYNTDWIEKCLAHEQRGVRAVYNKAEYREQRAAMLQDWADMIDEWTLKKPQVGKDC; the protein is encoded by the coding sequence ATGCTGACCGATACCAAGCTGCGAAACCTCAAGCCAAAGGACAAGCTCTACAAAGTGAATGACCGTGACGGCCTCTACGTGGCCGTTACACCGGCCGGGTCAATCTCATTCCGCTACAACTACGCGATCCATGGCAGACAGGAGACCATCACCTTCGGCCGCTATGGTGTAGGAGGCATCACGCTCGCGGAAGCCCGGGAACGGCTGGGCGAAGCCAAGAAGATGATCGCGGCCGGGAAGTCGCCAGCGAAGGAGAAAGCGCGGGACAAGGCCCGTATCAAGGATGCGGAGACGTTCGGGGCTTGGGCGGAGAAGTGGTTGCGCGGCTACCAGATGGCCGATTCCACTCGCGACATGCGCCGATCCGTGTTCGAGCGCGAGTTGAAGCCGAAATTCGGCAATCAGAAGTTAGTCGAGATCACGCACGAGGATTTGCGAGCGCTGACTGATGCCATCGTGGAGCGCGGCGCTCCGGCCACGGCGGTACATGCCCGCGAGGTGGTGTTGCAGGTCTATCGTTGGGCCATCGAGCGCGGCCAGAAGGTGGAGAACCCGGCAGAGCTTGTGCGTCCAACGACCATCGCCAAGTTCGAGCCGCGCGACCGGGCGCTGACGCCTGACGAAATCGGTCTGATGTACCAATACATTGAGCGCATCGGCACGACGCCATCCATTCGGGCGGCAGCCAAGCTGCTGTTGCTGACTATGGTGCGCAAGAGTGAACTGACCAACGCCACGTGGAGCGAGATCAATTTCAGCCAGGCGCTTTGGACGATTCCAAAGGAACGGATGAAGCGGCGCAATCCCCATTTGGTGTTCTTATCGCGACAGGCGCTGGACATTTTCATCGCACTGAAAACGTTCGCGGGTGGGTCGGACTACGTGTTGCCGTCGCGGTACGACTCGGACTTGCCCATGAGCAGCGCCACGCTCAATCAGGTGCTGACGTTGACCTACCGCTTGGCGCAGAAGGAGGGCAAGCCCCTTGGCAAATTTGGCCCGCACGACTTACGGCGCACCGCCAGCACGCTACTCCACGAAGCCGGCTACAACACCGATTGGATAGAGAAGTGCCTTGCGCACGAGCAGCGGGGCGTGAGGGCTGTCTACAACAAGGCGGAGTACCGGGAGCAACGGGCGGCGATGTTGCAGGACTGGGCGGACATGATAGACGAGTGGACGCTTAAAAAGCCGCAAGTGGGGAAAGACTGCTGA
- a CDS encoding LuxR family transcriptional regulator, whose protein sequence is MVDMKNQPTITVWDGCDPTVSKAIGQFQDRWKPYSESGKRYPIARLIEELIDPAVAAYSATLPSRYVGHIPGAGTGVAFSEIVRLVGLTAMVRLQRQLLRAFVLTEDQQSPRDQRFVATLESLIELVWACARKRPAKRQVRNTRLNGQRLQGFCRFCGELAELASFAAGSDAPKADDADEQLRLSNLYCVDHRPKLANGAWNPAYRQAKRSVAQFDLELERLTRQCAMRGAPQAKSGDELVDGYILHYMLGQTLQPADEAELRNRARLMVDSKLSDRKKQILMLQRAGFNQSEIARRLGIERQAVSKAIASIPQIFRLSLPKRSAR, encoded by the coding sequence ATGGTTGACATGAAAAATCAGCCGACCATTACCGTCTGGGACGGGTGCGATCCCACCGTTTCAAAGGCCATCGGACAATTTCAGGATCGCTGGAAGCCCTACTCCGAGTCCGGGAAGCGCTACCCCATCGCTCGGCTTATCGAAGAACTCATTGACCCCGCTGTTGCGGCATACTCAGCAACGCTTCCGTCCCGTTACGTCGGCCACATCCCCGGCGCAGGAACGGGCGTGGCCTTCAGCGAGATTGTCCGACTGGTCGGGCTCACTGCGATGGTGCGTTTACAGCGCCAGTTGCTTCGAGCGTTTGTCCTCACAGAGGACCAACAGTCCCCGCGAGATCAGCGATTTGTCGCGACACTTGAATCTTTGATTGAGTTGGTTTGGGCCTGCGCTCGTAAGCGTCCCGCGAAAAGGCAGGTGCGCAATACTCGCCTGAACGGGCAACGCTTGCAGGGCTTTTGCCGCTTTTGCGGCGAACTCGCGGAGTTGGCTTCCTTCGCCGCAGGAAGCGACGCGCCCAAAGCGGACGATGCAGACGAGCAGCTCCGCCTGAGCAACCTGTACTGCGTGGACCACCGGCCCAAGTTAGCGAATGGCGCATGGAATCCTGCGTACAGGCAAGCGAAACGCTCCGTGGCGCAGTTCGATCTCGAACTAGAAAGACTCACCCGACAATGCGCAATGCGGGGCGCGCCGCAAGCGAAATCTGGCGACGAACTGGTCGACGGCTACATCCTCCATTACATGCTCGGACAGACGTTGCAGCCGGCGGATGAAGCCGAGCTGCGAAACCGAGCACGCCTAATGGTGGACTCGAAATTGTCGGATCGAAAAAAGCAGATACTGATGCTTCAGCGAGCTGGCTTCAATCAGTCTGAGATTGCCCGCAGACTAGGTATTGAACGGCAAGCTGTATCGAAGGCCATTGCCTCGATCCCCCAGATATTTCGACTGAGCTTGCCAAAGCGCTCTGCCCGCTAA
- a CDS encoding helix-turn-helix transcriptional regulator codes for MQAKTSRTLINKKKLLAMIPLCERTIYNLEQRGEFPRRIALTSRNVAWDLADVEQWIETRKSSGIQAAHPGMGPNRGNAQKRTACARPYATEVGPLV; via the coding sequence ATGCAAGCAAAGACGAGCAGGACTCTCATCAATAAAAAGAAGCTGTTGGCGATGATCCCGCTGTGCGAGCGCACGATTTACAACTTGGAGCAGCGAGGTGAATTCCCGCGCCGCATAGCACTAACTAGCCGGAACGTCGCCTGGGATCTGGCCGACGTCGAGCAATGGATTGAGACGCGCAAGTCGTCGGGCATTCAAGCCGCCCATCCCGGGATGGGACCCAACCGCGGTAATGCCCAGAAACGAACTGCCTGCGCTCGGCCTTATGCGACGGAGGTCGGACCGCTCGTATGA
- a CDS encoding replication initiator protein A, with product MIIRNSGLTPIGAVLGDVGGLLDRIEAMRRQQREPIEAAARPGETYEHVAARFQREAEKVGRPTVSNQQPATLVRKPPKGDEQPDFFIPALREVGTRDSRSMMDVAVFRLSKKDKRAGEVIRYELPDGHVEVKAGPDGMASIWDYDIVLMLVSHLTEAMNRYREGKGDKPGRVFKPHVSDILKFCRKGDGARQFEQVEAALDRLKGTTIKSVREVSRDSKRTTREVKSEGLISSYEIVSRTDTGKVARVEIEAPNWIYREITEGKQPDVLTVHPDYFLIEPGIGRFVYRLARRAAGKGKAKWAFRTIYHRSGSAGTFKEFCRILRKLIVADDLPEYTLREEAGQSGPQLLMRHRSEAPDALLHDMAVCNRR from the coding sequence ATGATTATCAGAAACAGCGGTCTTACGCCGATCGGCGCTGTGCTAGGCGATGTTGGCGGCCTGCTGGATCGCATTGAGGCCATGAGGAGGCAGCAGAGGGAGCCCATCGAGGCTGCTGCACGTCCTGGCGAGACATACGAACACGTTGCCGCCCGCTTCCAGCGTGAAGCGGAAAAGGTAGGCCGTCCGACCGTTTCTAATCAGCAACCGGCGACCCTCGTGCGCAAACCGCCCAAGGGCGACGAGCAGCCGGATTTCTTCATCCCGGCCTTGCGTGAAGTTGGCACGCGTGACAGCCGCAGCATGATGGATGTGGCCGTGTTCCGTCTGTCCAAGAAGGATAAACGGGCGGGTGAGGTCATCCGCTACGAGCTGCCGGACGGCCACGTGGAGGTCAAGGCGGGGCCGGATGGCATGGCCTCGATCTGGGACTATGACATTGTGCTGATGCTCGTTTCCCACCTCACAGAAGCCATGAACCGTTATCGAGAGGGGAAGGGGGATAAACCCGGCCGCGTGTTTAAGCCGCACGTTTCGGACATTCTGAAATTTTGTCGCAAAGGTGACGGCGCGCGTCAGTTCGAGCAGGTCGAAGCAGCGCTCGACCGGCTCAAGGGAACCACGATCAAGAGCGTGCGGGAAGTATCGCGCGACAGTAAGCGCACTACGCGCGAGGTCAAATCGGAGGGGCTTATCAGCTCCTACGAGATCGTATCGCGCACGGACACAGGCAAGGTGGCCAGAGTGGAGATCGAGGCCCCAAACTGGATTTACCGCGAGATCACCGAGGGCAAGCAGCCGGACGTTCTAACTGTACACCCGGACTACTTTCTGATCGAGCCGGGTATTGGTCGCTTTGTTTATCGTCTCGCGCGTCGCGCCGCCGGGAAGGGTAAGGCGAAATGGGCTTTTCGGACGATCTATCACCGCAGCGGAAGCGCCGGCACGTTTAAAGAGTTCTGCCGCATCCTACGCAAGCTTATCGTTGCCGACGACCTGCCCGAGTACACTTTACGTGAGGAGGCAGGGCAGAGCGGCCCTCAATTGCTCATGCGGCATCGGAGCGAAGCGCCTGACGCGTTACTGCATGATATGGCGGTGTGTAATAGACGGTGA
- the trbL gene encoding P-type conjugative transfer protein TrbL: MNRKAIPLCFAALALLLLTGTAMAQGVDLTQSNTAMNGLLREIHEASNAWAGRLQGYATHLLVGLAVIQLVLQFMPLVFKQAEIGETVGEMVRTILVVGFFFALIKHGTEWVGAVVNSFRQAGASAAGLPTEKLMPGDMFSLAVEFSEKIMNSGMSILSPITSGVIALGAIIVLLCFAFIAALIFVTLVEAYVVINGSVLLFGFGSLRFTREYAIAPLRYGVAVGVKLFVLTLLVGLIMTAAAGWSAKYSNDQASLLTLVGLSLVCAYLTRTIPELMGGMISGVSMGGGHAIGGMAAAGAAGAAAAIATLASAGAAAPAAAGALGAAGTGGAAGAAGGAAGGAAGGGGLASLINSSFAGQAGAASAGSTAGGSMASAASTGSNAAKAAAPRVGGGEAASGPAPKPTGAASSGVKQAATAAGQAQHGGDNKSQAQAQPAPAPSPDSGRSKASTFASGAVRMAGVLSAMSVPGMESAAGLSLNAPTAGSAGEAPTENAGGPNEPENVIRPARAASSEPDGNTAETKAAPSPTTDASKPASSLSALRIPGMASYPNPQGA; the protein is encoded by the coding sequence ATGAACCGCAAAGCCATCCCTCTCTGCTTCGCCGCGCTGGCGCTTCTGTTGCTGACCGGCACTGCGATGGCTCAAGGCGTGGATCTCACCCAGAGCAACACCGCCATGAACGGGCTGCTCCGCGAGATTCACGAGGCATCCAACGCATGGGCCGGCCGGCTACAAGGCTATGCAACGCACCTGCTCGTCGGCCTTGCGGTGATCCAGCTCGTCCTTCAGTTCATGCCTTTGGTGTTCAAACAGGCGGAAATTGGGGAAACCGTCGGCGAGATGGTCCGCACAATCCTCGTCGTCGGCTTCTTCTTTGCCCTGATTAAACACGGGACTGAATGGGTCGGCGCGGTCGTCAATAGCTTCCGGCAGGCAGGCGCATCGGCGGCCGGCCTGCCCACGGAAAAGCTCATGCCGGGCGATATGTTCTCGCTGGCGGTCGAGTTCTCGGAAAAGATCATGAATTCTGGCATGTCTATTCTGAGTCCGATTACATCGGGCGTCATTGCCCTCGGCGCGATCATTGTCCTGCTGTGCTTCGCCTTCATCGCGGCGCTGATCTTCGTGACGCTGGTTGAGGCCTATGTCGTCATCAACGGCTCTGTGCTGCTGTTCGGTTTTGGTAGTTTGCGCTTCACGCGGGAATACGCTATCGCGCCCCTGCGCTACGGCGTCGCCGTTGGAGTCAAGCTGTTCGTACTGACGCTGCTCGTCGGCCTGATTATGACGGCCGCCGCCGGTTGGTCGGCAAAGTACTCCAACGATCAGGCCTCGTTGCTCACGCTCGTCGGGCTGTCTCTGGTGTGCGCCTATCTAACGCGCACCATCCCTGAATTGATGGGCGGCATGATTTCGGGAGTTTCGATGGGCGGTGGCCACGCTATCGGTGGCATGGCAGCCGCAGGGGCCGCAGGCGCGGCGGCCGCAATTGCTACCCTCGCCAGCGCAGGAGCGGCCGCTCCGGCCGCAGCGGGTGCCCTCGGGGCGGCCGGCACTGGCGGCGCAGCGGGTGCCGCAGGCGGGGCGGCCGGTGGTGCAGCAGGTGGCGGTGGTCTGGCGAGCCTCATCAATTCGAGCTTCGCCGGGCAAGCCGGAGCCGCGTCGGCAGGCAGCACGGCGGGCGGCAGTATGGCCAGCGCCGCCAGTACCGGCAGCAATGCGGCGAAGGCGGCCGCACCGCGCGTCGGCGGCGGCGAAGCGGCCAGCGGTCCGGCACCGAAGCCCACGGGCGCAGCCAGCAGCGGCGTCAAGCAAGCGGCCACGGCCGCCGGGCAGGCGCAGCACGGCGGCGACAACAAGAGCCAGGCGCAAGCGCAGCCTGCCCCGGCTCCGTCGCCTGATAGCGGCCGCAGCAAAGCCTCTACGTTTGCCTCCGGCGCGGTTCGTATGGCCGGCGTTCTGTCAGCCATGTCGGTTCCGGGGATGGAAAGCGCAGCAGGCCTGTCGCTCAACGCGCCGACCGCCGGCAGTGCAGGCGAAGCCCCGACCGAAAACGCGGGCGGCCCGAATGAGCCGGAAAATGTTATCCGGCCCGCCCGCGCCGCATCTTCCGAGCCGGACGGGAATACCGCCGAGACGAAGGCCGCGCCGTCGCCAACGACGGATGCCTCAAAGCCAGCGTCGTCCCTGTCGGCCCTGCGCATCCCCGGCATGGCCTCGTACCCTAATCCCCAAGGAGCCTGA